TTTTAGCCATTGATGATTTCTTAGATCGATTATCTGCATGGTTAAGGTTGACatgaaaatgatcaacaataacatgaaaGAAGTGGCAACATTACTCTCCAACATGGAATCTCATTCAATAACTTCATTGTGACCCATATTCTTTAGATAAGCATGTTTGGCAAACTGACTCCTTATAGTACAAAGATACTCTTTTTATGTAAATATTCCTAGTTGAAAACCAATATATTGTTGAAATTCATGACTCATCAATAAATAGACATTTAGAGTTCTACAAACCTACCATCATATAAAGAAGAATTAAAAGAAACATAATGACATTTACAAAAATATTAAACATGTTAATAAAATAAAGATGAAATGATAAAGACCCTACGAACCACTTACAATGATTAACAATTTCaacataatattaataataaaatggaTAAACTTCATTACCACATTACCACATTACCACTTACTTTCTACAAGGTAAGAGACATAAGACATGTTTCGTCGAAACTATATCTAAATTACTCTCGAGACATAAGAGTgttggataaatttaaaagaacAAGCATCCCAATAATAGCCTCACTAACTCATAGCAATACAAGAGTCCCAATTGTGACCTTACGAACTTTTATAGATACTCCCACTTAGCCCTTACCCTTCTCCTCTCCcaaaaagaggaagaggaaggcatATGCCCCAGCAGTCTTCAATAAAGGATCCAGGAATTGCTTCGTTCCATGTCCACTGTATGCACTTTAGTATCTCTTGGAATTGTCTACTGCGTAAGTTCCACGCCAAACATGTAGCTTGCTTAAAAGCTCTGATATTAAATGTCAATTTCATTTGTTTTGCTTAGTTACAGACTACCCaagatttcttcaacatatccatgGATTATGTCTCCTTTTGCGCACAGCGTGGAATTTAATCGCTTTCTGCAGCTTGGAGGATCGACATGGCCATTTTGCTGTTAAAAATCCGAGGTACATGTGTTAGTTTTTAGTGTGTAATGAGACTGTATTGTTTTACATAATCTTCCTGTATCGAGTTCcattttagggttttcaatttGGATCCTTCAATGGAAATAGATCTTCTAATACGGACATTGTTGAACCCTAGCATATCGTGCAtagagaatttttaaaattagggttgggTTTTTTATGGCATTCATTTAACTTAGAATTAGGAGGCATTGCACAATGAGGGCCGGGGTTGTTCTAAGATTGCCTATTGCAGTACATTTTGAGTTGAAGGGAATTGAACCCCCAAAATCCTACCATGACAATTGAACTTGTGTGATGTTCTGTAATATTTTAAATGGAGCAAAAAATTTAGTCCAAGGAAATTGAACTGGAAATTTATTTACAAGGTGCATAACTGCTTACATGACTTATTACATTGCAGGTTCCTTGGAGAGAAATTGAGAATTGAGCTGGAGTAATAACTAACTGAGTGACATGCTTTCACCAATAGGCGATTGCGTCACAGACACATATCATTGTTTCTGTGTATAATGCAGTTTCCTGAAATTGAATTAGTTGAAAATAGACTATAGGAGCATCTCCATGCCATTGGCGCCCTTGTTGTAGTGTGTTGGAAGTGAAATTAGTTGAGGTAAATTCGAATTACTTTTCGAACTTGTTTTAGAGCTTTTACATCAAGCCCACGCTGGTTCTAGGTTGATATTATTTCTGGAATTGCAGAGCTTCTTGGCTATTCATTTATATGTGAAAAGGACAATACTTTTGTCGCTATTAAGCAGTGTCCAGTGACATCCATACCGTGACCATGAGGCATCCACACATTTAAAAGAGTTAGGGGACATGATTGTTGTATTCATTTGGAGATTTGCATTCTTATGCCTTGTAGCAATAATTGTGATTCCTGCATCTTTCTAGCAAACCCCATTTTGAGCCACAGCTGTAAAACTGCTTGCTAAGTTATTGTTGGAAAACTTGAGCGTGCTTCTCTCAGCACTGCTTGATTTTCTTTGACGGGGTACAAGAGGGAGGAAGGTGTGTTGGTGATGGAGGTCAGCAAAGGTAAAAGAGGGTCAAAGTGGTCTAGTCGCCAGCAGTTCAAAAACAAAGCCAAAAATAGGGTTGATGATTTGCAAGGAATATTTACAGATCTGCAACAAGCAAGAAAAGAGAATCGTGTGACTGATGCTGTTGTTTTGGAGGAGCAAGTCCACCAGACGCTGAGGGAATGGAAAGCTGAGCTGCACGAGGCATCACCAGCTTCTTCATTGCGGGTAATATTTTAGACTCGTGATGCATCATAACATTTGAAGGCATgctttttgaaatttttctttaGGTGCATGCTTTTTGAAATTAATTTCTTTAGGTTCTGTGCTATTTTTCTAAGGACGTTGCAATTATAACCTAGTATTATTTGTATATTTTGGACAGGCAAACAGCCTGAGTTCCTCAGAGTTGTCCTCTGATATGAAGCGTCTGTTGCAACTACACGAAGAGGATGATGATGCAAGCAGTAATCCTAAGCTTCAGGGTGGTGCAACAGATTTTCAGGAAAACGACTCTGCCACTTACCAGGCGGTATGCTTTGTTTGGAATTGGATTTATTAAGGTATTCTTTTGCTTTCGTTctgttttattgatttttttatcaTTTGCAGCAGTTTCTTGACAATGAATTGCGTACTTCTGAGGAACCTTTTGAAAGGGTTAGTAGATGTACAAATACGGTAGAGGGATTGCATCCAAATAGTTACCTGCAAACATCAGAGAAATTGGCTGCAAATATTGAGGAAAACATACAGCAGCACAACTATGTTCAAACTTTGGAGCAATTACCTGCAAATATAAGGGATGACTTAGAAGTAACCCTCGCAAGTGGGGAACTCAATTTTCACCAGGATTACATCCCGACTCCACAACCTACTTTTGCGCTGAATGATCAAGAAGAAATGACATGTCTGTTTCATGATCTACAGCCTGGAATCTGTCCTCCGCCAGCAGCATTCCTAGGTCCCAAGTGTGCTCTTTGGGATTGTCCCAGGCCGGCCCGGGGAACAGAATGGCGTCAAGACTATTGTAGTAATTTCCATCGAACTCTAGCTTTGAATGAAGGTGCACCTGGAAGAACTCCTGTTTTGCGACCTGGAGGAATTGAACTAAAGGATGGCCCACTCTTTGCTGCACTATGTGCGAAAACAAAGGACAAAGCAGTTGGCATTCCAGAATGTGAAGGTGCTGCAACCTCAAAGTCTCCATGGAATGCGCATGGTATGTTCATTTTTGCAGTGCATGTCTATTGTTGAACATTTCTGGTTTACAATATTAAAAAGTTAAGAATGTCAGAATCAATTCACTATGTCATATCTAAATTATTTGACTTGTCTTATTGTTTATTTTTCAGAACTTTTTGACATAAACATACTTCCAGGCGAATCAGTTAGGGAGTGGCTCTTTTTTGATAAACCTCGGAGGGCTTTTGAAAGTGGAAACCGCAAGCAGCGTTCATTGCCTGATTATTGTGGCCGTGGTTGGCATGAATCACGGAAGCAAGTAATGAAGGATTTAGGTGGACTTAAGAGGTCCTACTATATGGATCCGCAGCCACCTACTCAGTTTGAATGGCATCTTTATGAATATGAAATGAATGAGTGCGATGCTTGCGCTTTGTACAGGCTCGAGTTGAAATTGGTTTGTTCAAAGAAGAATGCTAAAGGCAAGCTTGGTGGTGATTTCATGATTGATTTGCAGCATCAAATAGGCAGGTTGTCTGCAGAGTTATCTGGAGAAACTAAGCAGAGTAACATAGGGCGAATAAAAATAGTTAAAAACAATGATAGCAATTATGCCTATTCATCTTCAAATCAGATTACAGCTGCAGGTGAAGATTTTGCCTATGGGACAAGTTCGCAGTGTGGTTATTTTGTTGAAGCAGCAAATGGATGCTATTCAACTCAATGACAGGCATGTATTGGAGCTAACATTTACCCTTTGTAAGCATTTATCTGTCATAGCTCCTGACATGGGTATGCTTAGAGTTGGTGGCATATAATATTATTGAATTTCATCATCACTTGGAAATGTAGTGTTCAGATAGATTTATGTTTGTAACAGTTATAGAGAATTTACCTTATGAATTGACCAATTACGTGATATTGTTTTCCTTCACCATTTCAGTGAGAATATGGGTACTTTTGCCGACCACGagcaactaactgaatatgaagcATATGCTTTCTTATAGATTTGCCCTCTTTCTCATAAGAATGAATATGCCATTCTACCAAAAAGATGATTACTAGCGGGCCAGTAGGTGATTATAGATAGTATTCCAAATTCCAAGTGGAGTATATTCATGAGTGTCCTCAAGTTATGTTATTCTATTTGTAGAAGTTATAACACGTCTCTAAAGGATGTACATTTTCTATCTTCTATGCAGTATACAATAGTAGGCTGCAGCCTGTACTTGCAGGAATTCTCCCTGCTAGTAATAAGTATTGATCACCTTCTCATAGCTTTTTGGGTTTTTTTATGTGTATGTTCAGGCAGTTACAAACTGGATGGAAGTTATCATAGGTGTACTTGTATTTTAGTGTTGCGTGGTGGAATGTAGTTTCTTACTTGCCAGGTATGGATAAGGCCAATCATTGCTTGCCTAAATAGCGATTCAATTGACCATATGTTTTTGCGTGCATTGTGTGTTGCCACTCTAGTGGCATGAAAGATCAATCTTGCTGTTTGCATCTGCATGTTGATATGCAGGGACATGGGTGACTTAGTCACTGTTGATTCAGATTTCCTAAGCAGAAACTCTAATTTTAAAGTGTAGGATTTGTGGAAGGCCTCTTACATTTGAATGCCAGTTTCAACCTCCTTTGAAATATTGGGGTTTCTGTAAGGGAAAGTGGGTCATTGAGATGcaaataacaatgtatcaattaCTTATTTCTTGCTTTAAGGTCCTTTTTACATACCGGTATATCAATGGCTTCTTTCTTACTTTAAGGTCCTTATTACATGGTAGCGGTTGTTTTTGGAGACACCATTCTTTTGAAGATATCTTTAAAAAAACTGTTTACATTTTTCTGTGTGAAAATATTTATATTGGCTTCAGAGA
This genomic stretch from Cryptomeria japonica chromosome 8, Sugi_1.0, whole genome shotgun sequence harbors:
- the LOC131067822 gene encoding transcription factor VOZ1 isoform X1, with product MEVSKGKRGSKWSSRQQFKNKAKNRVDDLQGIFTDLQQARKENRVTDAVVLEEQVHQTLREWKAELHEASPASSLRANSLSSSELSSDMKRLLQLHEEDDDASSNPKLQGGATDFQENDSATYQAQFLDNELRTSEEPFERVSRCTNTVEGLHPNSYLQTSEKLAANIEENIQQHNYVQTLEQLPANIRDDLEVTLASGELNFHQDYIPTPQPTFALNDQEEMTCLFHDLQPGICPPPAAFLGPKCALWDCPRPARGTEWRQDYCSNFHRTLALNEGAPGRTPVLRPGGIELKDGPLFAALCAKTKDKAVGIPECEGAATSKSPWNAHELFDINILPGESVREWLFFDKPRRAFESGNRKQRSLPDYCGRGWHESRKQVMKDLGGLKRSYYMDPQPPTQFEWHLYEYEMNECDACALYRLELKLVCSKKNAKGKLGGDFMIDLQHQIGRLSAELSGETKQSNIGRIKIVKNNDSNYAYSSSNQITAAGEDFAYGTSSQCGYFVEAANGCYSTQ
- the LOC131067822 gene encoding transcription factor VOZ1 isoform X2, whose protein sequence is MEVSKGKRGSKWSSRQQFKNKAKNRVDDLQGIFTDLQQARKENRVTDAVVLEEQVHQTLREWKAELHEASPASSLRANSLSSSELSSDMKRLLQLHEEDDDASSNPKLQGGATDFQENDSATYQAFLDNELRTSEEPFERVSRCTNTVEGLHPNSYLQTSEKLAANIEENIQQHNYVQTLEQLPANIRDDLEVTLASGELNFHQDYIPTPQPTFALNDQEEMTCLFHDLQPGICPPPAAFLGPKCALWDCPRPARGTEWRQDYCSNFHRTLALNEGAPGRTPVLRPGGIELKDGPLFAALCAKTKDKAVGIPECEGAATSKSPWNAHELFDINILPGESVREWLFFDKPRRAFESGNRKQRSLPDYCGRGWHESRKQVMKDLGGLKRSYYMDPQPPTQFEWHLYEYEMNECDACALYRLELKLVCSKKNAKGKLGGDFMIDLQHQIGRLSAELSGETKQSNIGRIKIVKNNDSNYAYSSSNQITAAGEDFAYGTSSQCGYFVEAANGCYSTQ